From Aestuariirhabdus haliotis, one genomic window encodes:
- a CDS encoding zinc-dependent alcohol dehydrogenase family protein encodes MKSVQVCQLSNSFEHVSVQEVPEPEPGPGEVKVRMLCCPVNPSDLNYIRGDYRDALGRMVWNLNREVPTFDPEGLMAYPELPYALGGEGVGVVEKCGSGWLAKRLQGRRVAVAGGPPKGTWQEYVVVDAKKALPVPEGLSDQQAAMFIVNPLSAYAMVTRVLKVKKGSWLLQSAAGSALGKIVTRLGETLGFQTINIVRSEQGASQLRQLGTEHVVVSDGSDLCHQVASITGGQGVQYAMDAVGGPLAAAMLRSLDLGGHMVLYGTLDDQPMTLPSRDLMMPVTRVSGFFALNWLANQHPLQILYLLRQISRLQVSGLFDTPIAQSFPLNEVLTALETATAKGRQGKVLLNIG; translated from the coding sequence ATGAAGTCGGTTCAGGTTTGTCAGTTATCGAATAGTTTTGAGCATGTCTCTGTGCAGGAGGTTCCCGAACCTGAACCTGGCCCAGGTGAGGTGAAAGTTCGAATGCTCTGTTGTCCGGTTAACCCTTCGGATCTTAACTACATACGGGGTGACTATCGTGATGCCCTTGGCAGGATGGTTTGGAACCTTAATCGTGAGGTGCCAACGTTTGATCCTGAAGGTTTGATGGCCTATCCCGAATTACCCTATGCCCTGGGTGGAGAAGGCGTCGGGGTGGTTGAGAAGTGCGGCTCTGGTTGGCTGGCAAAGCGTCTCCAGGGGCGTCGAGTTGCAGTAGCTGGTGGCCCGCCTAAGGGTACCTGGCAGGAGTATGTGGTGGTTGATGCCAAAAAGGCCCTGCCTGTACCCGAGGGACTAAGCGATCAACAAGCGGCGATGTTTATCGTTAACCCCTTATCGGCTTATGCCATGGTCACTCGTGTTCTGAAGGTTAAAAAAGGCAGTTGGTTGCTGCAAAGCGCAGCCGGATCTGCACTGGGCAAAATTGTTACCCGGTTGGGTGAAACCCTGGGTTTCCAGACAATCAATATTGTTCGCTCGGAACAGGGGGCCAGTCAGCTGCGTCAACTCGGGACAGAGCATGTCGTAGTCAGCGATGGTTCAGATTTGTGTCATCAGGTTGCTAGCATAACCGGTGGACAGGGCGTGCAATACGCGATGGATGCTGTTGGCGGACCTTTGGCCGCAGCGATGCTGCGCTCGTTGGATCTGGGTGGTCATATGGTGCTTTACGGGACTTTGGACGATCAACCCATGACGTTGCCTTCACGGGATTTGATGATGCCAGTTACCCGGGTATCTGGTTTTTTTGCGCTCAACTGGTTGGCGAATCAGCATCCATTGCAAATACTGTATCTGCTGCGACAGATCAGCCGCCTGCAAGTATCCGGGCTTTTTGATACTCCGATAGCACAAAGCTTTCCGTTGAATGAGGTCCTGACGGCACTGGAGACGGCAACGGCTAAGGGGCGACAAGGTAAGGTGTTATTAAATATTGGTTGA